From a single Nematostella vectensis chromosome 3, jaNemVect1.1, whole genome shotgun sequence genomic region:
- the LOC5509371 gene encoding cytosolic acyl coenzyme A thioester hydrolase, with the protein MALSLAIRRFAIPRVISATSSLTSRAFSSDKPPFSIMANQPNNGVDTISKGSIEVCRIMVPDDANIAGNVHGGTTLKLLEEAGYIIATRHLNKNRSPDAPKNDFIASLARVERTDFLQPLFIGEVAQVHADLSYASKHSLEVKVSVWAENLVTGQRRLANRAALWYVPVKYSGRSADEPRVIGEVPPLNYASEAEEELGKARYEAQKKDRLQRQEHLTNVPCNCGTTMPSMHDQSQHTVSASQSSLIHSVQPSDCGFYGYLYGGVAMKMMDEVAGITAFRHCKTNVVTASIDAIDFHKFVKVGHIINMNGFVTFTSSRSMEIEVILDAQDLMTGTCFRACTAFFTYVSLDANHKPQPVPQIILTTEEEKQKYEEGKKRYEERKKRRLSAH; encoded by the exons ATGGCTCTGTCTTTAGCCATTCGCCGATTTGCTATTCCACGCGTTATTTCTGCCACATCATCACTGACAAGCCGAGCTTTCTCATCAGACAAGCCGCCGTTCTCCATCATGGCAAATCAACCGAACAATGGCGTCGATACCATCTCTAAAGGCTCAATCGAGGTATGTCGGATTATGGTTCCCGACGATGCAAATATCGCCGGTAATGTGCACGGGGGAACGACTCTCAAATTACTCGAAGAAGCGGGTTATATAATCGCGACCCGGCATTTGAACAAGAACCGTTCGCCAGATGCTCCCAAAAATGATTTTATAGCATCTTTGGCGAGAGTCGAAAGGACGGATTTCCTTCAGCCTCTGTTCATCGGTGAGGTTGCCCAAGTTCATGCTGATCTGAGTTATGCCTCTAAGCACTCACTGGAAGTTAAAGTGTCTGTCTGGGCAGAGAACCTGGTAACTGGCCAGAGGAGACTTGCCAACCGAGCAGCCTTGTGGTATGTACCCGTCAAATACTCAGGGAGGTCTGCCGATGAGCCGAGAGTCATCGGAGAGGTACCCCCTCTGAACTATGCCAGCGAAGCTGAGGAAGAACTTGGAAAAGCTAGGTATGAGGCTCAAAAGAAAGATCGGTTGCAGCGGCAAGAGCATCTTACAAAC GTCCCTTGTAACTGTGGTACAACAATGCCGTCCATGCACGATCAGTCGCAGCATACTGTCAGCGCATCCCAGTCCTCACTTATTCACTCCGTCCAGCCGTCAGATTGTGGATTCTATGGCTACTTGTATGGTGGTGTTGCCATGAAGATGATGGACGAGGTTGCAGGCATCACTGCTTTTCGTCATTGCAAAACTAATGTTGTCACTGCATCTATTG ATGCAATAGATTTTCATAAATTTGTCAAAGTGGGACACATCATCAACATGAATGGATTTGTTACATTTACTAGTTCACGGTCTATGGAGATTGAAGTTATATTGGATGCACAAGATTTAATGACAG GGACCTGCTTCCGCGCCTGCACTGCATTCTTCACATACGTGTCCCTGGATGCCAACCACAAGCCACAGCCGGTACCACAAATTATCTTGACCACAGAAGAAGAAAAGCAGAAATACGAAGAGGGCAAAAAGAGATATGAGGAAAGAAAGAAGCGCAGACTGAGTGCTCACTAG
- the LOC5509370 gene encoding uncharacterized protein LOC5509370 yields MRSVLVCLLLASWVALLRAEDEIDEMLMEDEDMSKCRMDFRVCMNGTSDAADRKKCYEAYRKCVSDNQPRPSYRPRPTMPAHVAKCQMELKNCLNGSSGVQDKFKCFYQFKKCMFENRPFLQKCKALAAICMKQASKDSKERFACRTAFMKCLKDNQPDSDEKLEDIEDTARPTKPAFLEKCKQDLRLCLNGSFDVAGKLKCVASFKKCLFENRPTPPPFMQKCKALAAICMKQASKDSKERFACRTAFMKCVKDNKPDSDEELEDIQDAARPTKPAFVEKCKQDLRLCLNGSSDVAGKLKCVASFKKCLFKNRPIPPPFVVRPQRSIISSCCHLHEAGWRGQEEEIGL; encoded by the exons ATGAGGTCTGTTCTGGTCTGCTTGCTGCTGGCTTCTTGGGTCGCTCTTCTCAGAGCCGAAGACGAGATCGACGAGATGTTGATGGAAGATGAGGAtatg AGCAAATGCAGGATGGATTTCCGAGTGTGCATGAACGGAACTAGTGACGCCGCTGACCGAAAGAAGTGTTACGAAGCTTACCGGAAGTGCGTGAGTGACAATCAACCCAGGCCATCCTACCGTCCCAGACCCACGATGCCAGCCCATGTG GCCAAGTGTCAAATGGAGCTGAAAAATTGCCTGAATGGCTCCAGCGGTGTTCAAGACAAATTCAAGTGCTTCTACCAATTCAAAAAGTGCATGTTTGAGAACCGACCCTTTTTG CAAAAGTGCAAGGCTCTTGCTGCCATCTGCATGAAGCAGGCTAGCAAGGACAGCAAGGAGAGATTTGCCTGTAGAACAGCATTCATGAAGTGCCTCAAGGACAACCAGCCAGACAGTGACGAGAAACTTGAGGACATCGAAGATACAGCCCGCCCAACCAAACCTGCCTTTTTG GAAAAATGCAAGCAGGATTTGCGTCTCTGTCTGAACGGCTCTTTTGATGTTGCGGGGAAACTTAAGTGCGTGGCAAGCTTCAAGAAGTGTCTTTTCGAGAATCGTCCAACCCCACCGCCATTTATG CAAAAGTGCAAGGCTCTTGCTGCCATCTGCATGAAGCAGGCTAGCAAGGACAGCAAGGAGAGATTTGCCTGTAGAACAGCATTCATGAAGTGCGTCAAGGACAACAAGCCAGACAGTGACGAGGAACTTGAGGACATCCAAGATGCAGCCCGCCCAACCAAACCTGCCTTTGTG GAAAAATGCAAGCAGGATTTGCGTCTCTGTCTGAACGGCTCTTCTGATGTTGCGGGGAAACTTAAGTGCGTGGCAAGCTTCAAGAAGTGTCTCTTCAAGAATCGTCCAATCCCACCGCCATTTGTGGTAAGACCTCAACGGTCCATTATCAGCTCTTGCTGCCACCTGCATGAAGCAGGCTGGCGAGGACAGGAAGAAGAGATTGGCCTGTAG